AATGAGATGACCGCTCACCTGTTCCATGCCGCTCAATGCCAGGGATTCGGTCAACGGGGTGGATTTTGGCGAGACATAGGATTCGAGAAGCTGGGTGAACGCATCCATGCCGCAGGAAGCGGTTATATACGCCGGGCAGGAGAGACTGAGTTCCGGGTCCACCACGGCGTAATCGGGCACGAGGTTGTCGTGGCGGAGGGATTTTTTGAATCCCTGCGGCCCCACACGGCTGAGGACTGCGTTTTTGGTAGCTTCGCTCCCTGTTCCGGCGGTGGTCGGAACGGCGATGAAGGGAACCTTGCGGCCGTCATGCTTTTTCCCGGTTCCCACACCTTCCAGGTAGTCGAAAACAGAGCCGGTCTGCGGGAGCATCGCGGAGATTGCCTTTCCGGTGTCGATGACGCTGCCGCCTCCGATGGCGACGACTGTCTTGATGTTTTTCGGGCGGTATTCCGATACTGCGCTATCAACCAGCTCCGGCGAAGGTTCGCCTTTCACTGAAATGTGATACAAGTCCAGCGAGCGTTCCTGAAAAGCGGCAGCGAGGGCAGTCCAATGGTTCGATGCGTGAAATGAATTTCCGCCGGTGACCAGGAGAACCCGTTTTCCGATGGATTCGGCCAATC
The Candidatus Latescibacter sp. genome window above contains:
- a CDS encoding iron-containing alcohol dehydrogenase, with the protein product MIPTFTFTRTPRISFGAGTCSEIPGLAESIGKRVLLVTGGNSFHASNHWTALAAAFQERSLDLYHISVKGEPSPELVDSAVSEYRPKNIKTVVAIGGGSVIDTGKAISAMLPQTGSVFDYLEGVGTGKKHDGRKVPFIAVPTTAGTGSEATKNAVLSRVGPQGFKKSLRHDNLVPDYAVVDPELSLSCPAYITASCGMDAFTQLLESYVSPKSTPLTESLALSGMEQVSGHLIPVCTTGASALPNRTAMAYGALLSGITLANAGLGVVHGLAATIGGLYTIPHGVICGVLLGPATRVTIEALLKLGPAGDESLKKYSRIGFLLSGSPENDVNRGCALLIEKLYAWTKTLKLPLLSDYGIKTEDIETIASKTGSGNNPVKLGCGEIREILRRVIT